A window of Desulfuromonas acetexigens genomic DNA:
GCCCTAGCGGAGCAGCGCTTGGAATCGAATGGCGCGGCCGCCGTCGTTGTCAAGGACGCAGGTGACGATCCCGATGTGACCAATGGCGCGCGTATTGAAGTAAGGCTTGCGAGGCGGAACGATAATAACGTCTGCTTTCACGCGGGTCGAGGAGTCGGCTTGGTGACTTTGCCTGGATTGGCGCTGGAGGTTGGCGAACCGGCAATCAACCCGACGCCGCGCAAAATGATTGAGGCGGCTTTGCGTGAGGTTACCGACTGGGGACTGGATGTGACAGTCTCCGTCGAGGGAGGGGAAGCACTGGCCTTCAAGACCTTCAATGCGAAGCTGGGTGTAGAGGGCGGTATTTCGATTCTTGGCACCAGCGGGAGAGTTCGCCCATTCAGCGCCGCAGCCTTGCAGGATTCTCTCAAGTGCGCCATGGATATTTGTGCCGCATCCGGAACCCTTGCTCCGGTTTTTACTCCCGGCAATATAGGTCGTCGGGCTGCCCGGAACTATTTTAATCTTGCCCCGCAACAACTTGTCGAGGTGAGTAATGAATGGGGTTTTGTTCTCGAAAATTCATTAGTTTATGACTTTCAACAGCTGCTGTTGATCGGTCATCCCGGCAAACTGGGCAAGCTCGCCATGGGGCAATGGCAGACCCATTCTACTCAATCCGACAGTGCCATTGAATATGTGTCAATACTGGCGGAATCGTTGCTGTCGAGACGCATTGAAGTGCAACAGACGGTCGAAGGACTGTTCATGCTGGGAATGCAGCCAATTGAACGGAAAATAGTTGCGGAGGCTTTGGCCGCTAAGATTAATAGTGCCGTTTGCAATACATTTAGGTCCAACAGACAGATCGCAGTCGTGCTGATCAATCTCAAGGGCGAGATGCTGGGTGGAGACGGTGCGCTGGAGATGTGGCAATGAAAGAGAGCGGAAAAATAATTGTCGCGGGCTGCGGTCCAGGGCATCCGGATTATATAACCGAAGCAGTCCGAAACGCCGTTTCCTCTGCCGAGCTGTTGGTTGGAACGCAACATCTCCTCGAGCTCTTCCCGGATTCCGTGGCGGAGCGGCTTGCCGTCGGCAAAGACATGGAGGCCCTTCTGAATCATATCGAGGAGGCGAGTCCTAAAGCTACCGTGGTCTTGACCAGTGGCGATACAGGTCTCTATAGCCTGGCTCGTACGCTGCTGAAGCGCTTCGGGCATCGGCGCTGCCGACTGATACCCGGCATCAGTGCCGTGCAGGTCGCTTGTGCGAGACTTGCTCTCGATTGGCACGATTTAAAGATCATTAGTGCTCATGGGCGTGAACCGGAATGTTCAGTTGATGATCTGTCTGGGTTTAAAAAGATCGCCATTCTGGCTGGGACAGAGAACGCAAAACGATGGTCTGCCGCCATGCTGGAGGCTCTTGGAAATACATATGCCGCTATCGCTTGTGAAAATTTAACCTGGGAAGATGAAAAAATCACGGAGCTTGACGCGACCGGTTTGCTCGCGGCCGAATTGACCTCGCGCACGATTATTCTGTTGATAGCCAAGGAGGAAATGTCATGACGGGGCAAAACCACGGAACCTTCTATGGTGTCGGTGTTGGTCCCGGTGATCACGAACTGTTGACCCTGAAGGCGGTGCGGGTGCTGTCTTCTTGCTCCTGTATTTACGTGCCGGTCTCGAAATTCAGTCGCCAGGGTTATGTCGGCGAGGTGGCCCGACGTTACGCAGGCTTCGACTGCGAAATTCGTGAGGTTGTTTTTTGCCTGTCGGCAAACACGACGGAGAGGAGTCGGCATTGGCATGAGACTGCGGTTGAAATCGCCGCACGGTTGCGCTCCGGTAAGGATGTGGCCTTAGTCACTCTTGGGGATGCCA
This region includes:
- the cbiD gene encoding cobalt-precorrin-5B (C(1))-methyltransferase CbiD, yielding MTREGASTGSCAALAAKGAALLLCRNERVGTVDIPLPDGGRLLWALAEQRLESNGAAAVVVKDAGDDPDVTNGARIEVRLARRNDNNVCFHAGRGVGLVTLPGLALEVGEPAINPTPRKMIEAALREVTDWGLDVTVSVEGGEALAFKTFNAKLGVEGGISILGTSGRVRPFSAAALQDSLKCAMDICAASGTLAPVFTPGNIGRRAARNYFNLAPQQLVEVSNEWGFVLENSLVYDFQQLLLIGHPGKLGKLAMGQWQTHSTQSDSAIEYVSILAESLLSRRIEVQQTVEGLFMLGMQPIERKIVAEALAAKINSAVCNTFRSNRQIAVVLINLKGEMLGGDGALEMWQ
- the cbiE gene encoding precorrin-6y C5,15-methyltransferase (decarboxylating) subunit CbiE; the protein is MKESGKIIVAGCGPGHPDYITEAVRNAVSSAELLVGTQHLLELFPDSVAERLAVGKDMEALLNHIEEASPKATVVLTSGDTGLYSLARTLLKRFGHRRCRLIPGISAVQVACARLALDWHDLKIISAHGREPECSVDDLSGFKKIAILAGTENAKRWSAAMLEALGNTYAAIACENLTWEDEKITELDATGLLAAELTSRTIILLIAKEEMS